A stretch of the Archangium violaceum genome encodes the following:
- a CDS encoding short chain dehydrogenase, whose protein sequence is MRILVIGATGTIGQAIVQALEGRHEVLKAARSHGTHPVDITSKDSLLKLFRSVGPVDVIISATGSAAFKPLTQLGDEDFQFSLGNKLMGQVNVARLGLEHVRDGGSITLTSGVLAQEPMPGTSAIALVNAALEGFTRAAALEMPRGVRINVVSPPWVNETLNALGMKDVPGMPAAQVARAYVESVEGKGNGQVLDARKFA, encoded by the coding sequence ATGCGAATCCTGGTGATTGGCGCGACGGGGACCATCGGGCAGGCCATCGTGCAGGCGCTCGAGGGACGGCACGAAGTGCTGAAGGCGGCACGCAGCCATGGCACCCATCCCGTGGACATCACCTCGAAGGACTCACTGCTGAAGCTCTTCCGGTCCGTCGGTCCCGTGGATGTGATCATCTCGGCGACGGGCTCCGCGGCCTTCAAGCCACTCACGCAGCTGGGAGACGAGGACTTCCAGTTCAGCCTGGGCAACAAGCTGATGGGCCAGGTGAATGTCGCGCGGCTCGGGCTCGAGCACGTGCGAGACGGGGGCTCCATCACCCTCACCAGCGGAGTGCTCGCGCAGGAGCCGATGCCGGGCACCTCCGCCATCGCGCTCGTCAACGCGGCGCTCGAGGGCTTCACGCGCGCGGCGGCGCTGGAGATGCCACGAGGGGTACGCATCAACGTCGTCAGCCCGCCCTGGGTGAACGAGACGCTGAATGCGCTCGGGATGAAGGACGTGCCGGGGATGCCCGCGGCCCAGGTGGCGCGTGCCTACGTGGAGAGCGTGGAGGGCAAGGGCAACGGGCAGGTGCTCGACGCACGCAAGTTCGCCTGA
- the glgX gene encoding glycogen debranching protein GlgX: protein MTREVWPGKPYPRGATFDGTGVNFAVFSQAATRVEVCLFDPQDPSREVDRFELPAVTDCTWHGYVPGLEPGTLYGLRVHGPYEPQKGNRCNPYKLLVDPYAKALHGKVDWAQPVFGYTLGHEKQDLMRDERDSAAGMPRCVVVSDYFDWGNERRPDVPWRKTVIYEAHVKGLTMRHPKVPEHQRGTYAGLAHPAVIEHLLKLGVTAVELLPVHEFADDSFLGEKGLSNYWGYNTLCYFAPEQQYASRPTPGAAVNEFKGMVRALHAAGIEVILDVVYNHSCEGNHLGPTLSLKGIDNATYYWLMPDARYYLDFTGCGNSLNVSNPQTARLVVDSLRYWVEEMHVDGFRFDLATVLGRVGKGEFSPNSAFFQIINQDPVLGRVKLIAEPWDVGLGGYQVGGFPAPWREWNGKYRDALRRYWKGDENLAGEVGYRLAGSADLYQEARRRPQASINFVTAHDGFTLHDLVTYSHKHNEANGEHNRDGADDNQAWNCGVEGETDDPGIISLRERQKRNLLASLFLSQGVPMIVAGDEMGRTQRGNNNAYCQDNELSWVDWNLDERREALLEFTSRLIQFRHRQPVLQRRRFFQGKHIWDSEHKDLTWFRPDGTEMSQEDWTRPFVRSLAFLLGGDAIPTPDERGQRVIGDALLVLLNAHHEPVQFTVPPPAEGSRWVIEFYTADDTLGPDAPVPEGRFELTGRSLAVFRQVSPE, encoded by the coding sequence ATGACCAGAGAAGTATGGCCGGGAAAGCCGTACCCACGGGGCGCGACGTTCGACGGCACGGGAGTGAACTTCGCGGTCTTCTCGCAGGCCGCCACCCGCGTCGAGGTGTGCCTCTTCGATCCTCAGGACCCCTCCAGGGAAGTGGACCGCTTCGAGTTGCCCGCGGTGACGGACTGCACGTGGCACGGCTACGTGCCGGGGCTGGAGCCGGGCACGCTCTACGGCCTGCGTGTCCACGGCCCCTACGAGCCGCAGAAGGGCAACCGCTGCAATCCGTACAAGCTGCTGGTGGACCCCTATGCCAAGGCGCTCCACGGGAAGGTGGACTGGGCCCAGCCCGTCTTCGGCTACACGCTCGGGCACGAGAAGCAGGACCTCATGCGCGACGAGCGCGACAGCGCCGCGGGCATGCCCAGGTGCGTGGTGGTGAGCGACTACTTCGACTGGGGCAACGAGCGCCGCCCGGACGTGCCCTGGCGCAAGACGGTCATCTACGAGGCCCACGTGAAGGGCCTCACCATGCGTCACCCGAAGGTGCCCGAGCACCAGCGCGGCACCTACGCGGGGCTCGCCCACCCGGCCGTCATCGAGCACCTGCTCAAGCTGGGCGTCACCGCGGTGGAGTTGCTGCCGGTGCACGAGTTCGCCGATGACTCCTTCCTGGGGGAGAAGGGCCTCTCCAACTACTGGGGCTACAACACCCTCTGCTACTTCGCCCCCGAGCAGCAGTACGCCAGCCGCCCCACTCCGGGTGCCGCCGTCAACGAGTTCAAGGGCATGGTGAGGGCCCTGCACGCGGCGGGCATCGAGGTCATCCTCGACGTCGTCTACAACCACTCGTGCGAGGGCAACCACCTGGGGCCCACGCTGTCGCTCAAGGGCATCGACAACGCCACCTACTACTGGCTGATGCCGGATGCGCGCTACTACCTGGACTTCACCGGCTGCGGCAACAGCCTCAACGTCTCCAATCCGCAGACGGCGCGGCTCGTCGTGGACAGCCTGCGCTACTGGGTGGAGGAGATGCACGTGGACGGGTTCCGCTTCGACCTGGCCACCGTGCTCGGCCGCGTGGGCAAGGGGGAGTTCTCCCCCAACTCCGCCTTCTTCCAGATCATCAACCAGGATCCCGTGCTCGGCCGGGTGAAGCTCATCGCCGAGCCGTGGGACGTGGGGCTCGGCGGCTACCAGGTGGGCGGCTTCCCCGCGCCCTGGCGCGAGTGGAACGGCAAGTACCGCGACGCCCTGCGCCGCTACTGGAAGGGCGACGAGAACCTCGCGGGCGAGGTGGGCTACCGGCTCGCGGGCTCCGCGGACCTCTACCAGGAGGCGCGGCGCCGGCCCCAGGCCAGCATCAACTTCGTCACCGCCCACGACGGCTTCACCCTGCACGACCTCGTCACCTACAGCCACAAGCACAACGAGGCCAACGGCGAGCACAACCGCGACGGCGCCGACGACAACCAGGCGTGGAACTGCGGCGTGGAGGGCGAGACGGACGACCCCGGCATCATCTCCCTGCGCGAGCGCCAGAAGCGCAACCTGCTGGCCTCGCTCTTCCTGTCACAGGGCGTGCCGATGATCGTCGCCGGCGACGAGATGGGGCGCACCCAGCGCGGCAACAACAACGCCTACTGCCAGGACAACGAGCTGTCCTGGGTGGACTGGAACCTCGACGAGCGCCGCGAGGCCCTGCTCGAGTTCACCTCGCGCCTCATCCAGTTCCGTCACCGCCAGCCGGTGCTGCAGCGCCGCCGCTTCTTCCAGGGCAAACACATCTGGGACTCGGAGCACAAGGACCTGACGTGGTTCCGCCCGGATGGCACGGAGATGAGCCAGGAAGACTGGACCAGGCCCTTCGTCCGCTCCCTGGCGTTCCTGCTCGGAGGGGACGCCATCCCCACGCCCGACGAGCGCGGCCAGCGCGTCATCGGCGACGCGCTGCTGGTTCTGCTCAACGCCCACCATGAGCCCGTCCAGTTCACCGTGCCTCCTCCAGCCGAGGGCTCGCGCTGGGTCATCGAGTTCTACACCGCGGATGACACGCTGGGCCCCGACGCGCCGGTGCCCGAGGGCCGCTTCGAGCTCACAGGCCGCTCGCTCGCCGTCTTCCGTCAGGTGTCACCCGAGTGA
- a CDS encoding LEA type 2 family protein codes for MRSAPRAIVHLLTLAAWVAGCASTPSAAPMAPVSLGAEETRVTTQGLTEMGLSYSGQLTSPGPAVLEKADYELVSDGQVVETGTAPLGVTLTPGAPTPFSFQADAAYVRTPEDLRALSERGGTLLVALRGTLTVRSGDAVQTLPFAASRQVRVPRLPVVKLEGLDGARYSEEKVDLMVRLAVENPNPFPLRLEGLSWALTVGGRKLSQGTQGRYDTVDAAATGVYPLEVAVTKETWGQDVRALIAKGTLPYEIAGELTGPLVRVSYSLSGDVKLNVSR; via the coding sequence ATGCGTTCCGCCCCGCGTGCCATCGTCCACCTCCTGACGCTCGCCGCATGGGTCGCCGGGTGTGCCTCCACGCCGTCCGCGGCCCCCATGGCTCCCGTCTCGCTCGGCGCCGAGGAGACCCGCGTCACCACGCAGGGCCTCACCGAGATGGGACTGAGCTACTCCGGCCAGCTCACCAGCCCCGGACCCGCAGTGCTGGAGAAGGCCGACTACGAGCTCGTCTCCGATGGGCAGGTGGTGGAGACGGGCACGGCGCCGTTGGGCGTCACCCTCACCCCGGGTGCGCCCACGCCCTTCTCCTTCCAGGCGGATGCCGCCTACGTGCGCACCCCGGAGGACCTGCGGGCGCTGAGCGAGCGGGGGGGCACCCTGCTCGTGGCGCTGCGTGGCACGCTGACGGTGCGCTCGGGTGACGCCGTCCAGACGCTCCCCTTCGCCGCCTCCCGGCAGGTGCGCGTGCCCCGGCTGCCCGTGGTGAAGCTGGAGGGCCTGGATGGAGCGCGCTACTCGGAGGAGAAGGTGGACCTCATGGTGCGCCTGGCGGTGGAGAACCCCAACCCCTTCCCCCTGCGGCTGGAGGGGCTCAGCTGGGCCCTCACCGTGGGGGGCCGGAAGTTGAGCCAAGGCACGCAGGGCAGGTACGACACCGTGGACGCGGCGGCCACCGGGGTGTATCCCCTGGAGGTGGCGGTGACGAAGGAGACGTGGGGGCAGGACGTGAGGGCGCTCATCGCCAAGGGGACACTGCCGTATGAGATCGCGGGCGAGCTCACCGGCCCGCTGGTGCGTGTCTCCTACTCGCTGTCCGGAGACGTGAAGCTCAACGTGTCGCGGTAG
- a CDS encoding hemerythrin domain-containing protein, whose protein sequence is MSAIDLLKQQHREVDDLFLRIKSSEGDERISLLGKVAEALTIHAALEEQFFYPFAREQGVDGIIDESFKDHAEVKHLISEILQVKQTDPRLNELCGRLERMVTEHVSHEERTLMPKVESLANREDLVSMRDGMLQAIDNWRNSELLRMAEHQESPPPPALM, encoded by the coding sequence GTGAGCGCGATCGATCTACTCAAGCAACAGCACCGGGAAGTCGATGACCTGTTCCTGCGCATCAAGTCCAGCGAGGGGGACGAGCGCATCTCCCTGCTCGGCAAGGTGGCCGAGGCCCTCACCATCCACGCGGCGCTGGAGGAGCAGTTCTTCTATCCCTTCGCCCGCGAGCAGGGCGTGGACGGCATCATCGACGAGTCGTTCAAGGACCACGCCGAGGTGAAGCACCTCATCTCGGAGATCCTCCAGGTCAAGCAGACGGATCCCCGGTTGAACGAGCTGTGTGGCCGCCTGGAACGGATGGTGACCGAGCACGTCAGCCACGAGGAGCGCACGCTGATGCCCAAGGTGGAGTCCCTCGCCAATCGCGAGGACCTCGTCTCCATGCGCGATGGCATGCTGCAGGCCATCGACAACTGGCGCAACAGCGAGCTGCTGCGCATGGCCGAGCACCAGGAATCCCCTCCTCCTCCCGCCTTGATGTAG
- a CDS encoding zinc ribbon domain-containing protein, which translates to MIQFTRNYTDRSNNYGFQFEFHCDKCRNGHMSPFIANKVGMATGILRAAGSFFGGSLSRAAYAGDHLKDALRGSAWDDAYAEAVGEGKKHFKHCTRCGQWVCPEACWNEARGLCEECAPNLNEEAAHIQAKVSVEQAWDKARKVDQVESLDMKAHRSVAASSCPHCNARIEGGKFCSECGKPLAAAKVHCTQCGTELKPNARFCSDCGTPRGG; encoded by the coding sequence ATGATCCAGTTCACCCGCAACTACACCGACCGCTCCAACAACTACGGCTTTCAGTTCGAGTTCCATTGCGACAAGTGCCGCAACGGGCACATGTCGCCCTTCATCGCCAACAAGGTAGGAATGGCGACGGGCATCCTACGCGCGGCGGGCTCCTTCTTCGGGGGCTCGCTGTCGCGAGCGGCCTACGCGGGCGATCACCTGAAGGACGCGCTGCGCGGGAGTGCCTGGGACGACGCCTACGCCGAGGCGGTGGGGGAGGGAAAGAAGCACTTCAAGCACTGCACCCGCTGTGGCCAGTGGGTGTGCCCGGAGGCGTGCTGGAACGAGGCGCGTGGCCTGTGCGAGGAGTGCGCCCCGAACCTGAACGAGGAGGCCGCGCACATCCAGGCGAAGGTGTCGGTGGAGCAGGCCTGGGACAAGGCGCGCAAGGTGGACCAGGTGGAGTCGCTGGACATGAAGGCCCATCGCTCGGTGGCGGCCTCGTCCTGCCCCCACTGCAACGCCCGTATCGAGGGCGGGAAGTTCTGTTCCGAGTGCGGCAAGCCACTGGCGGCGGCGAAGGTGCACTGCACGCAGTGCGGCACGGAGTTGAAGCCCAACGCCCGGTTCTGCTCCGACTGCGGCACGCCCCGAGGTGGCTGA
- a CDS encoding sensor histidine kinase — MSPPAGERRRILVVDDNPSIHQDFRKILARPDDDVEELDAMESMLFGEAPPRSGTSRFELDFALGGEEGVRRVKDAVREGRPYAMAFVDIRMPPGMDGVETTLHMWREEADLQVVLCSAHSDYSWDELSRKLGQSERLLILRKPFDNIEVRQMAHALCEKWELLRASHQRMEDLERIVQERTRALAEANARLMHAQKLEALGRMSAGLAHEVNNPLSFILSNLRHAVRGLEKLPCPPESMAARDDLREACRDAILGAERIERIVQDVRVFARVDEPPRDPVDVRAVAELSISMASEALRSGVRLVRDFQEVPRVLGSEHGLGQVFLNLIVNAAHALRGREDPFIRLGVMRGGDGRVAVEVQDNGCGIPAENLGRLFEPFFTTKPVGTGTGLGLSICHGIVTRLGGDITVHSAPGKGTTFRVVLPAAPESAEVEPAPLERTRSA, encoded by the coding sequence ATGAGTCCTCCCGCGGGGGAGCGCCGCCGGATTCTGGTGGTCGACGACAACCCATCCATCCACCAGGACTTCCGGAAGATCCTCGCCAGGCCCGATGACGACGTCGAGGAGCTGGACGCGATGGAGTCCATGCTCTTCGGCGAGGCACCGCCCCGGAGTGGCACCAGCCGCTTCGAGCTGGACTTCGCGTTGGGCGGGGAGGAGGGCGTGCGGCGCGTGAAGGACGCGGTGCGCGAGGGGCGTCCCTATGCGATGGCCTTCGTGGACATCCGCATGCCTCCGGGCATGGACGGCGTGGAGACGACGCTGCACATGTGGCGCGAGGAGGCGGATCTCCAGGTGGTGCTCTGCTCGGCGCACTCCGACTATTCGTGGGACGAGCTGTCGCGGAAGCTGGGCCAGAGCGAGCGGCTGCTCATCCTGCGCAAGCCCTTCGACAACATCGAGGTGCGGCAGATGGCGCACGCGCTCTGCGAGAAGTGGGAGCTGCTGCGTGCGAGCCACCAGCGCATGGAGGACCTGGAGCGCATCGTGCAGGAGCGGACGCGGGCGCTGGCGGAGGCCAATGCCCGGCTCATGCATGCGCAGAAGCTGGAGGCGCTGGGGCGCATGTCGGCGGGCCTGGCCCACGAGGTCAACAACCCGCTGAGCTTCATCCTGTCCAACCTGCGCCACGCGGTGCGGGGGCTCGAGAAGCTGCCGTGCCCGCCCGAGTCGATGGCGGCGCGGGACGATCTGCGGGAGGCCTGCCGCGACGCCATCCTCGGCGCCGAGCGCATCGAGCGCATCGTCCAGGACGTGCGCGTCTTCGCCCGGGTGGACGAGCCGCCGAGGGATCCGGTGGACGTGCGCGCGGTGGCGGAGCTCTCCATCTCCATGGCGTCGGAGGCCCTGCGCTCGGGCGTCCGGCTCGTCCGGGACTTCCAGGAGGTGCCGCGCGTGCTGGGCAGCGAGCACGGCCTGGGGCAGGTGTTCCTCAACCTGATCGTCAACGCCGCCCATGCGCTGAGGGGCCGGGAGGATCCGTTCATCCGGCTCGGCGTGATGCGTGGGGGGGATGGCCGGGTCGCGGTGGAGGTGCAGGACAACGGCTGCGGCATTCCGGCGGAGAACCTGGGGCGCCTCTTCGAGCCCTTCTTCACGACGAAGCCTGTGGGCACGGGCACGGGGCTCGGCCTGTCCATCTGCCATGGCATCGTGACGCGGCTCGGCGGCGACATCACCGTGCACAGCGCTCCGGGCAAGGGCACCACCTTCCGGGTGGTGCTGCCCGCCGCTCCGGAGTCGGCGGAGGTGGAACCGGCCCCCCTGGAGCGGACGCGTTCGGCGTGA
- a CDS encoding two-component system sensor histidine kinase NtrB → MHGRGSPRDRVLGLLDAWLTDEQRQLPPAELGRFRVVVGATGLLLVLNLLLLPALASYPPAERLPVGLSVLVNGLCSGGVLWLVRRLRSPTLPAFLLCASLSTVFILTTLVMGEPGTAVHAATMLIPALTVYLLGPVPGLVFTTLFVLNAALFHELGHWILGRPLPALASEWFEVDHLLAGVSLLGGWLLNWLHSTTREESHAALERALRTLRESEGKLLSLIDSTDDVVLALDLEGRVVATNHVAKGLFHAITGQEFQPGVSFFELAPPALRTMFQEHMARALEGQRLKFEAALPLADRLRTLEITFNPVREGERVVGMTVFSRDISERKEAEARLEEMHRSLLDVSRHAGMAEIATGVLHNVGNTLNSVNVSANLVSERVRGSRVAGLERAVELLRENGPKLAAFLTEDPRGRQLPAYLEALSAQLKQEREGVLEEMRRLGESVDHIKSVVSMQQKHARFSGILERVEVPGLIDDALRLHAVAIERLGIQLRREYGAQIPPVLVDRHKLLQILVNLVSNARHALLESGRQDKQLTLSVERVGEKLRISVADNGVGIAPENVSRLFTQGFTTKKEGHGFGLHISALAAEEMGGALMCESGGPGQGATFTLELPLT, encoded by the coding sequence ATGCACGGGCGCGGGTCCCCGCGTGACCGGGTGCTGGGATTGCTGGATGCATGGCTGACGGACGAGCAACGCCAGTTGCCTCCAGCCGAGCTCGGCCGGTTCCGGGTGGTGGTGGGGGCCACGGGCCTGCTGCTGGTGCTCAACCTCCTCCTCCTGCCCGCACTCGCCTCGTATCCTCCCGCGGAGCGCCTGCCCGTGGGGCTGTCGGTGCTGGTGAACGGGCTCTGCTCCGGGGGCGTGTTGTGGCTGGTGCGCCGGTTGCGCTCACCCACGCTTCCGGCCTTCCTGCTGTGCGCGTCCCTTTCCACGGTGTTCATCCTGACCACGCTCGTCATGGGCGAGCCCGGCACGGCCGTGCACGCGGCGACCATGTTGATCCCAGCCCTGACCGTGTATCTGCTGGGGCCCGTCCCGGGGCTCGTCTTCACCACGCTCTTCGTCCTCAACGCCGCGCTCTTCCATGAGCTCGGCCACTGGATTCTCGGCCGGCCGCTCCCCGCTCTCGCCAGCGAGTGGTTCGAGGTGGACCACCTCCTGGCGGGCGTCTCCCTGCTGGGCGGGTGGTTGCTGAACTGGTTGCACAGCACCACGCGCGAGGAGTCCCACGCGGCGCTGGAGCGGGCGCTGAGGACGTTGCGCGAGAGCGAGGGCAAGCTGCTCAGTCTCATCGACAGCACGGATGACGTGGTGCTGGCGCTCGACCTGGAGGGGCGCGTGGTGGCGACCAACCACGTGGCCAAGGGGCTGTTCCACGCGATCACCGGCCAGGAGTTCCAGCCGGGCGTGTCCTTCTTCGAGCTGGCGCCTCCAGCTCTGCGGACGATGTTCCAGGAGCACATGGCGCGGGCCCTGGAGGGCCAGCGTCTGAAGTTCGAGGCGGCTCTTCCCCTGGCGGATCGGCTCCGGACGTTGGAGATCACCTTCAACCCGGTGCGGGAAGGGGAGCGGGTGGTGGGGATGACCGTCTTCAGCCGGGACATCTCCGAGCGCAAGGAGGCCGAGGCGCGGCTGGAGGAGATGCACCGAAGCCTGCTGGACGTGTCGCGCCACGCGGGCATGGCGGAGATCGCCACGGGTGTGCTGCACAACGTGGGGAACACGCTCAACAGCGTGAACGTGTCGGCCAACCTCGTGAGCGAGCGGGTGCGCGGCTCGCGCGTCGCGGGCCTGGAGCGGGCCGTGGAGCTGCTGCGCGAGAACGGCCCGAAGCTCGCGGCCTTCCTCACGGAGGACCCCCGGGGCCGGCAGCTCCCGGCCTACCTCGAGGCGCTCTCGGCCCAGCTCAAACAGGAGCGGGAGGGCGTGCTGGAGGAGATGCGGCGGTTGGGCGAGAGCGTGGACCACATCAAGTCCGTGGTGAGCATGCAGCAGAAGCACGCGCGCTTCTCCGGCATCCTGGAGCGGGTGGAGGTGCCCGGGCTCATCGACGATGCGTTGCGCCTGCACGCCGTGGCCATCGAGCGTCTGGGCATCCAGCTGCGGCGCGAGTACGGCGCCCAGATTCCTCCGGTGCTGGTGGACCGGCACAAGCTGCTGCAGATCCTTGTGAACCTGGTGAGCAACGCGCGGCATGCGCTGCTGGAGAGCGGGAGACAGGACAAGCAGCTCACCCTGAGCGTGGAGCGGGTGGGGGAGAAGCTGCGCATCTCCGTGGCGGACAATGGGGTGGGGATCGCCCCGGAGAACGTGTCGAGGCTCTTCACACAGGGCTTCACGACGAAGAAGGAGGGCCACGGCTTCGGGCTGCACATCAGCGCGCTGGCGGCCGAGGAGATGGGCGGGGCCCTCATGTGCGAGAGCGGAGGCCCCGGCCAGGGTGCCACCTTCACGCTCGAACTGCCCCTGACGTGA
- a CDS encoding glucan 1,4-alpha-maltotetraohydrolase domain-containing protein, producing MFKKKVLGAVVSLSWALGLAASSAAYAGPMDGNSSDVMLQGFHWRSTETSPWWGVIQGKAADIKNSGFTMVWFPPSSDAASNEGYLPRQLYVQSSKYGTEAQLKSAIGALHTYGVKAIADIVVNHRVGTTNWADFSNPTWGSWAVTRGDEWTGATGNYDTGDGYSAARDLDHTNATVQTDLKSWMNWLKSSIGYDGWRYDYVKGFNGSYVGNYNTGTVPYFSVGELWTDLNLGNPDAHRQQLMNWIDATGGKSTAFDFTTKGILQQAVQYNEFWRLKDSAGKPSGAIGWWPAKSVTFIDNHDTGPSSPSGGQNHWAFPSDKVMQGYAYILTHPGIPCVYWVHFYDWGHAAAIKSLIAARKEKGVTSTSAVSIQAADTSKYAAIITGNSGSLAIKIGYGSWSPGTGWTLVNSGTNWAVWKK from the coding sequence ATGTTCAAGAAGAAGGTGTTGGGCGCGGTTGTGTCGTTGTCGTGGGCCCTGGGCCTGGCGGCGTCGTCGGCCGCGTACGCGGGCCCGATGGATGGCAACAGCAGCGACGTGATGCTGCAGGGCTTCCACTGGCGGTCCACCGAGACGTCCCCATGGTGGGGCGTCATCCAGGGCAAGGCCGCGGACATCAAGAACAGCGGCTTCACGATGGTGTGGTTCCCGCCCTCGAGCGACGCGGCCTCCAACGAGGGCTACCTGCCGCGGCAGCTCTACGTGCAGAGCAGCAAGTACGGCACCGAGGCGCAACTCAAGTCGGCCATCGGCGCGCTGCACACCTACGGTGTGAAGGCCATCGCGGACATCGTCGTCAATCACCGCGTGGGCACCACCAACTGGGCGGACTTCTCCAACCCCACCTGGGGCTCGTGGGCCGTGACGCGGGGCGATGAGTGGACCGGTGCCACCGGCAACTACGACACCGGTGATGGCTACAGCGCCGCGCGTGACCTGGACCACACCAACGCCACCGTCCAGACGGACCTCAAGAGCTGGATGAACTGGCTCAAGTCCAGCATTGGCTACGACGGCTGGCGCTACGACTACGTGAAGGGCTTCAACGGCTCGTACGTGGGCAACTACAACACCGGCACGGTGCCCTACTTCTCCGTGGGCGAGCTGTGGACGGACCTGAACCTGGGCAACCCCGACGCCCACCGGCAGCAGCTCATGAACTGGATCGACGCCACGGGCGGCAAGTCGACGGCGTTCGACTTCACCACCAAGGGGATCCTCCAGCAGGCCGTGCAGTACAACGAGTTCTGGCGGCTGAAGGACAGCGCGGGCAAGCCCTCGGGCGCCATCGGCTGGTGGCCAGCGAAGTCGGTGACCTTCATCGACAACCACGACACGGGCCCGAGCTCCCCGAGTGGCGGCCAGAACCACTGGGCCTTCCCGAGCGACAAGGTGATGCAGGGCTACGCCTACATCCTGACGCACCCGGGCATCCCCTGCGTCTACTGGGTGCACTTCTATGATTGGGGCCACGCGGCCGCCATCAAGAGCCTCATCGCGGCGCGCAAGGAGAAGGGAGTCACCTCCACGTCGGCGGTGAGCATCCAGGCCGCGGACACGAGCAAGTACGCCGCCATCATCACGGGCAACAGCGGCAGCCTGGCGATAAAGATCGGCTACGGCTCGTGGTCCCCGGGCACCGGCTGGACCCTGGTCAACTCCGGCACCAACTGGGCCGTCTGGAAGAAGTAG
- a CDS encoding TVP38/TMEM64 family protein gives MLLLLLLLGALVLLASSSAFQALLSRFLSATGPLVAEHPFWGAVLFVLLSALSAMLAFFSSAVLVPVAIHTWGELVCVLLLWLGWILGGACAYGLARFWGRPVVRRLVSSDLLARYEERISRHSTWGLVLLFQLAVPSELPGYVLGLARYGLRRYLAILALAELPYAVGTIYLGSSLLARRTLVLLGLGALGILFSAWALHTLRRRLGP, from the coding sequence GTGCTCCTCCTCCTGCTCCTCCTCGGGGCCCTGGTCCTGCTCGCCTCCTCCAGCGCGTTCCAGGCCCTCCTGTCGCGGTTCCTCTCGGCGACCGGGCCCCTCGTCGCGGAGCATCCCTTCTGGGGCGCGGTGCTCTTCGTCCTCTTGTCCGCGCTCTCGGCCATGCTGGCCTTCTTCTCCAGCGCGGTGCTCGTGCCCGTGGCCATCCACACCTGGGGCGAGCTTGTTTGCGTGCTCCTGCTATGGCTCGGGTGGATCCTGGGCGGCGCCTGCGCTTATGGCCTCGCCCGGTTCTGGGGCCGTCCGGTCGTCCGCCGGCTCGTGTCCAGTGACCTGCTCGCCCGCTACGAGGAGCGCATCTCCCGGCATAGCACCTGGGGTCTGGTGCTCCTCTTCCAGCTGGCGGTGCCCTCCGAGCTTCCTGGCTACGTGCTCGGACTGGCTCGCTATGGGCTCCGCAGGTACCTCGCCATCCTGGCCCTCGCGGAGCTGCCGTACGCCGTGGGCACGATCTATCTCGGCTCCAGTCTCCTCGCTCGGCGGACCCTCGTGCTCCTGGGGCTGGGTGCTCTCGGCATCCTCTTCAGCGCGTGGGCCCTTCACACGTTGCGCAGGCGCCTCGGCCCGTAG
- the aat gene encoding leucyl/phenylalanyl-tRNA--protein transferase, producing the protein MPIYLLGEDPELFPPPERADRSGLLAVGGDLSPERLLAAYSRGIFPWYSPGQPILWHSPEPRFVLTPDKLHVGRSLRKTLKAGLYDIRWDTAFEDVITACASMPRPGQDGTWITDEMLEAYVTLHELGFAHSVEAWAEGELKGGFYGVSLGAAFFGESMFARAPDASKVAFVTAVERFREWGFHFIDCQVETEHLARFGAEHWPRKRFLQALGRALEEPTRRGRWTNP; encoded by the coding sequence GTGCCCATCTATCTGCTCGGAGAAGACCCGGAGCTCTTCCCTCCTCCGGAGAGGGCGGACCGCAGCGGACTGCTGGCGGTGGGGGGAGACTTGAGCCCCGAGCGCCTGCTCGCCGCCTACTCAAGGGGCATCTTCCCCTGGTACAGCCCGGGCCAGCCCATCCTCTGGCACTCGCCGGAGCCGCGCTTCGTGCTGACGCCGGACAAGCTCCACGTGGGCCGCTCGCTGCGCAAGACGCTCAAGGCCGGCCTCTACGACATCCGCTGGGACACCGCCTTCGAGGACGTCATCACCGCGTGCGCCAGCATGCCGCGCCCCGGACAGGACGGCACCTGGATTACCGACGAGATGCTCGAGGCCTATGTCACCCTGCACGAGCTGGGCTTCGCGCACTCGGTGGAGGCGTGGGCGGAGGGCGAGCTCAAGGGCGGCTTCTACGGCGTGTCGCTGGGGGCGGCCTTCTTCGGCGAGAGCATGTTCGCCCGCGCGCCGGATGCCTCGAAGGTGGCCTTCGTCACGGCGGTGGAGCGCTTCCGCGAGTGGGGCTTCCACTTCATCGACTGCCAGGTGGAGACGGAGCACCTGGCGCGCTTCGGCGCGGAGCACTGGCCGAGGAAGCGCTTCCTCCAGGCGCTCGGCAGGGCCCTGGAGGAGCCCACCCGCCGCGGCAGGTGGACGAACCCCTGA